From Triticum aestivum cultivar Chinese Spring chromosome 4A, IWGSC CS RefSeq v2.1, whole genome shotgun sequence, a single genomic window includes:
- the LOC123081776 gene encoding uncharacterized protein yields MPLSAVSVLRAASLAVLLLAAMATGGDGSTTGDSSVAQSIDDTEMYLCYLCTGRNPMLIRYCPIYWDWCHLLCYDPDVAAGRAASVRPAAAAATAPRETYAQLGCYVMKLYRNGTYTIVSRHDCSKMASCRLSCGGGDVVVADGKPLGAAPLPVTASAPQGMQLPPSSHVAEFQRCGDQAMGLPLSAVPGRV; encoded by the coding sequence ATGCCTCTCTCGGCGGTATCCGTCCtccgcgccgcctccctcgccgtcctgCTGCTCGCGGCCATGGCCACGGGCGGCGACGGCAGCACGACGGGTGACTCGTCCGTGGCCCAGTCCATCGACGACACGGAGATGTACCTCTGCTACCTCTGCACCGGGCGCAACCCGATGCTGATCAGGTACTGCCCCATCTACTGGGACTGGTGCCACCTCCTGTGCTACGACCCCGACGTCGCCGCCGGGCGCGCTGCGTCCGTGcggccggcggcagcggcagccACGGCCCCGCGCGAGACGTACGCCCAGCTGGGGTGCTACGTCATGAAGCTGTACCGGAACGGCACCTACACCATCGTCAGCCGCCACGACTGCTCAAAAATGGCCAGTTGCCGCCTCtcctgcggcggcggcgacgtcgtaGTCGCCGACGGGAAACCCTTGGGCGCGGCGCCGCTGCCGGTTACAGCGTCGGCGCCCCAGGGAATGCAGCTGCCGCCGTCGTCGCACGTCGCCGAGTTCCAGCGGTGCGGCGATCAGGCAATGGGCCTGCCTCTGAGCGCCGTCCCCGGACGCGTCTAG
- the LOC123081777 gene encoding transcription factor MYB44, which yields MVMPPSSFPATSGSDAGACDDGLPHAAKKMWTKREDDLLREQVRRCGGPHNWDSICRALPGRNSKSCRLRWCQHLDPRVEAVKPFTVEEDMLIVKYQAAYGNRWSTIAEFLSGRTDNAIKNRWNSVLHKRAPTLQGPPRPLAPSADRKAASPEVTPGCLPLFPLASGDVRMSSRSTEVVPEAETCAAARECLELFPLVPGDIRGDAGTAAPSDMSCGAGDPLTELRIWPAARVVFDVMPLQAYRM from the coding sequence ATGGTGATGCCGCCGTCGTCCTTCCCGGCCACGTCAGGCTCCGACGCCGGCGCCTGCGACGACGGCTTGCCGCACGCAGCCAAGAAGATGTGGACCAAGAGAGAGGACGACCTGCTGCGGGAGCAGGTCCGTCGGTGCGGCGGCCCGCACAACTGGGACTCCATCTGCCGAGCTCTGCCCGGCCGCAACTCCAAGTCGTGCCGCCTCCGCTGGTGCCAGCACCTCGACCCCAGGGTGGAGGCCGTCAAGCCCTTCACCGTCGAGGAGGACATGCTCATTGTCAAGTACCAGGCCGCCTACGGCAACCGCTGGTCCACCATCGCCGAGTTCCTCTCCGGCCGCACCGACAACGCCATCAAGAACCGCTGGAACTCCGTCCTCCACAAGCGCGCGCCCACCCTGCAGGGACCCCCGCGCCCGTTGGCTCCTTCTGCCGACCGAAAGGCCGCCAGCCCCGAGGTCACGCCGGGGTGCCTGCCGTTGTTTCCTCTGGCGAGCGGGGATGTCAGGATGTCCTCTCGTTCGACGGAGGTCGTGCCGGAGGCTGAGACATGTGCGGCGGCGAGGGAGTGCCTCGAGCTGTTCCCTCTGGTGCCCGGGGATATCAGGGGCGATGCCGGCACTGCGGCGCCGAGTGACATGTCCTGCGGAGCAGGCGACCCGCTGACCGAGCTGAGGATCTggccggcggcgagggtggtgttcgacGTAATGCCGCTGCAGGCCTACCGGATGTAG